In Archangium lipolyticum, the DNA window CCGATCGACCGGTCGACTTCCTCGCCGTGGATGAGATCCAGCTCGCCGCCCACCGGGAACGCGGGCACGTCTTCACCGATCGACTTCTCCATGCGCGTGGACGCCGGGAGACCTGGTTCCTCGGCGCGGACACGATGCGGCCGATGGTCCAGGCGCTCATCCCCCATGTATCGTTGAAGCGCGCGACCCGCCTGTCCCAGCTCCGCCATTCCGGGAGCCGGTCCCTGAAGAGCCTTCCTCCGCGCTCGGCCGTGGTCGCGTTCTCCGCGGACCGCGTGTACGAGCTAGCCGAGGCGTTGCGCCGGCTCCGGGGCGGTGTCGCCGTGGTGCTGGGAGCGCTCTCCCCGAGGACGCGCAATGCCCAGGTGGCGATGTACCAGGCCGGGGAGGTTCAGTACCTCGTGGCCACCGATGCCATCGGGATGGGCCTGAACCTCGACCTCAACCACGTGGCCTTCGCGGCGCTCTCCAAGTTCGACGGTGCCGAGCAGAGGGAGCTCTTCCCGGACGAGCTGGCCCAGATCGCGGGCCGCGCGGGGCGCCACCTGAACGACGGGAGCTTCGGAACGCTGAACACGCTGCCCGAGCTGCATCCGCGAGTCGTGTCGGCCATCGAGTCCCATCGGTTCCCGTCGGTACGAAGTCTCATCTGGCGCAATGCGACGCTCGATTTCTCGAGCCCGGAGTCCCTGCTCGATTCGTTGTCGCGAGCACCGAACCACAGTGCCTTCGTCCGGGTGGAACGCGCGGACGACTTCGATGCGCTCAAGGAGCTCTCGCACGTTCCAGCCATTCGAGAGGTGGCCACCGACCGGGCCACGGTCGAGTTGCTGTGGCAGGTCTGCCAGATTCCGGATTTCCGCAAGGGGCTCTTCGGTCAGCACGTCGCGCTGTTGCGTGAGACCTTCCTTCAGCTCTCCGCGGGTGACGGGAAGCTGGAGCATGACTGGCTGGCCAGACAGGTGTCGCCGCTCGACGATGTTTCCGGAGACATCCACACGCTGATGGACCGGCTGGCCGCCATCCGCATCTGGACGTACATCAGTCATCGTTCGAGCTGGATCCACGACGCGGAGCAGTGGCAGGAGCGCACCCGCCACATCGAGGACGCATTGGGTGACGCCCTTCACGAGCGGCTCGTGGAGCGCTTCGTTCAGCGGGCCGCACGCAGGAGCGCACGCCGCTTCGTGAGAGCCACCCCCCAAGCCGCCGCCGGGTCGGACAGCCCCTTCGCCAGGTTGGGGCTCCTGTTGGGGGAGGTGCCGGGCGCCACCGGTGCCGCGGTGACGGAGGAGCAGTTCGTCCAGCAGGTGGTCGACGCGACGCATGAGGCCTTCCAGGTGGACGCGTTGGGAAACATCTCGTTCGAGGGGCAGCCGCTGGCCCGTCTGGTTCGCGGAAAGGACCGGCGCTCACCGCAGATCGCACTCACGGAGCCGGAGGTCTGGACCGGAGGCGCGAGGCGGCGGCTCGAGCGCCGTCTGGTGGCGCTGGCGCGGGACCTCGTCACCGAAGCCATGGGAGGCTTTCCGGCCGAGGCCCTCACCGGAGGGGATCGCTCCGCCGCGATGCGGGGACTCGCCTACCGCCTGGCCGAGGGGCTGGGCGTGATTACCCAGGGTGAGGCGCGCGAGCAGTGGCGGATCCTGGACGATGAGGCACGCGAGCGCTTGAGGGCACTGGGCGTCCGAGAGGGACAGCGATTCCTCTACGTCGCCGAGGCGCTCGCACCGCCCGCGCTCGAGCGGCGCTGCATGCTGACGGCGCTGTTCCTTCAGGTGCCCTCACCCAAGGGCGTTCCGCGAGAACCGGCTGTCGATGTCGCCGGGTTTGGCGGCCGGGACGCGCGAGCCTTCGGGTATGAGGTGTTCGGTACCGTGGCGTTGCGGCTCGATGTCGTCGAACGGCTCGGCGAGGCGCTGCGCCACCCGCAGGGTGCCCGGCAGGCGCACACGATCATGCAGGAGCTGCGTCTGGAGAACGGTGTTCGCGCACGGGTTCTGCGAGAGCTCGGAGGACGAGCCGCGGGCGTTCCGTTGAAGAGGAGGAGACGGCGGCGGCCGGCACGAAGTGCCTGACCTCCGTCCCAGGCGGCTCAGTTCAACGTCCCGCACTCGGCGATCCGCTGCACCCTGAGCGCGGCCAGTCGCTCCAGCGGCGCCGCCGCCTCCGGTCCCTCGAGCACCGCCACCGCGCGGGCGATGGCATCCAGGGTGGACATCCCGGACGGGTGCGTGGGATCGCGGAGCCGGAGCATCCCGGGCGCGGGCGGCGGCAACACCAGCCGGGGGAGTGCCCGCAGCGCGGGAAGCCGCTGGGTCATCCGCCGCGCCTGCGACCAGCTCGCGTCCAGCACCACCAACCGGCTCGGCATGGGGGCGTCCTGCGGCGCGGTGGGGCCATCGGGGTAGAGCAGCCAGGTGCCAGGCTCGGACAGCAGGGCGGTGTCGAATGACCCGGCCTGTACGCCATAGGTGAGCAGCTCGGCATTCGCGAGGGCCAACGCGGCCACCCGCCCGGTGTTGCTCTTCTTCGGAATCTCCACCACGTGCTGGAGGATGAGGAAACGGGTGCGCGTCTCCACCCGGGGGATCTCGGCACACAGGCACAGGTGCAACGGGAGGTTGCAGCGGAGACAGCGGGGCCTGGGGAAGACACGAGAAGACATCCTCTGGCATCCTGTTCCGGTGGCCGTGGGAAGAGAAGTGTTCGTTTCCGCTCCCAGGAGCGCCGCCCTGGCCTTCCAGTTGCGACCGGCATTCGACCCACGTATAGGGAAGGCACCGTGTCACTGGCTCTCCGCATCTTCACGCTCGCCCTTCTCCTCGGCTGGCAGGCCATCGCCAGCGGAGTAGGCTTGCCGCACTTCTGCCCGAAGCAGGCGAGGACGAGCACCGCCTGCCAGTGCCCACACGAAGAGAAGAAGGCTGAAAAGGCCTCGCACGACGAGAAGACGTTGCGGAAGGACTGCTGCGACGCGCTGGACCGGGACATCCCCGCGCCGGCCCTCGTGGACGTCTCCAGCCACGCCTCCCCGCTCGCGGTCCCACCGGCCCCGTCGGCGTGGCCCACCTCCAAGGCTCCCGAGAGTGGCAATCGCCTATCGCTCGCCCTCTGGGACACGCCCCAAGCCCAGGGGCCACCCGTCTTCCTCCGAGTCCGCTCGCTCCTCATTTGAGCTTTCCCGGCGCGCGCCGAGTGCCGCGCCGGACGGGAGAGGAGTGGCCCGGGGTGTTCGCGCCGCGCTGCCCCTCTTCCTCTCGAAAGCCTTGAGGGGCCGGGCACGCTTTTCCGCTCCGGCCAGCCAGTCCCTTCTGCCCTGGAGCTCGACTCACGTGTTGACACCTTCCGGGTGCGCGCGGGCCTTCGCGGCCGCCGCATTCCTCCTCCTCTTTCCGCCCTCCTGCCAATCAGGAGGGAAGAAGCCGTCCCAGGCCGAGCGGGCCCTTCGCGAGTTCGCAGGCGCCTATCCGCTGGAGGCCCGTCCCCACGGCACGGTGCGCACCTTCGACCTCGTGGCCGAACCTACCGAGGTGCCACTCATCGACGGCCAGTCCCTGCGCGTCTGGGCCTACAACGGCCAGGTGCCGGGGCCCCGGTTGCGCATCCGCCTGGGCGAGACGCTACGGGTCCGGTTCACCAACCGGCTGCCACAAGAGACGACCATCCACTGGCACGGCGTGAGGCTGCCCAACGCCATGGACGGCGTGCCCCACGCCACCCAGCCGCCGGTGCAGCCGGGAGAGACGTTCGTCTACGAGTTCACCCCGAAGGATGCCGGCACCTTCTGGTTCCACCCGCACGTGCGCAGCAGCGAGCAGGTGGAGCGCGGTCTCTATGGCGTGCTCATCGTCGAGGACGCCGAGCCGCCGCCCTACAGCCGCGACGTCGTGTGGGTCATCGACGATTGGCTGCTCGATGAGACGCGGCAGATCTTCCCGCGCTTCAACACCCGGCATGACCTCGCGCATGACGGGCGGTGGGGCAACGTCATCACGGTGAACGGTCGGACCGACGAGGTGTTGCGCGTGCGCCCGGGCGAGCGCGTCCGCCTGCGCCTGCTCAATGCCTCGAATGGGCGCGTGGTGGCTCCGGACTTCTCGGGCCTCCACGCCAGGCTCATCGCGGTGGATGGGATGTACCTGCGAGCGCCCATCGACCCCTCGGGCTTCGAGCTCGCCCCCGGCAACCGCGTCGACATCGACCTCACCTTCAACCAGCTCTCGGGGGCGCCCCTTCGCATCTTCGACCGGTTCTACGCGCGTCAACCCAACCACCTGGCGGACATCGTGCTCGAAGGCGACGTGGTGGACACCCCGGCCTTTGGCTCGCCGGCACGCTCACACGTGCCCGACTGGAAGGTGGGGCTCGAGGTGCCGGAGCACCACACCTTCCGGTTGAATGCGCGGAGTGGAGGCCCCCTGGGTATCGAGTGGACCATCGACGGCAAGGCCTTCGCCGGGCATGCGCACGCACACGAACCGGGCCTGACGCTGAAGCAGGGCCGGTTCTACCGGCTGCGGTACGTGAACGAGTCGGCGCGCCTGCACCCCATCCACCTGCACGGGATGTTCTTCCGGCTGCTCGCGCGCGATGGCGTGCCGGTGGAGGAGCCGTTCTTCCGCGACACCGTCCTCGTCCACGGACGCGAGGAGGTGGACATCGCGCTCGTCCCCACGGATGTCGGCAGTTGGATGATGCACTGCCATATCCTCGAACATGCCGAGGCCGGCATGATGACAATGATTGACGTCGAGAAGGAGTGAGAGGACCCCATGGAAGTGATACTGGTCTCGTTGGTGGGAATCGTGGTGTTTGGTGGCTTCTTCCTCGTGTTGTGCCCGGAGTGGTGGAGCACGAGCCTGGGCACCCTCAAGGACAAGAAGCCGGAGAAGAAGGCGATGGATGCCGGGGATCCCGCGAGTCCCAAGGCAGATACCTGAGCCCTCCCCTCCTGGAGCAGGCTCACCCGAGAGAACCCTGGGAGCCATCCCTCCGACCCCGCCAGCGAGCCAGGAGCCCGACGACACTCATGACGACCCACTCGACCGGCGCGGGCCTGGGAGCGGAGGGTCTCTCCGCGGCAATGACCGGAGCCGGAGCCACGACGGGCCGCCGCGCGGGCTCGGGCCGACGAACCGGACATGTCGGCATGGTCGCGGCGGAGGCCATGGGGCGGTAGACCTCGGTGCGCTCGTCCTCGTCAGCCGCGACGGGGCGAGGCGGACTGGGAGGTCCGTTGCCGGTGGAGCCGAACTCCGCGAGCCGCTCACCCAGCGTGGTCTTGAAGAACCGGGCAACCGCCGCCGGTGACGAGTTGAGCCGGTGGTGGGCCATCACCGCCTCTATCTCCTCGCGCATGGCCGCGGCGGAGGGCGTACGGCGCGCCGGATCCTTCACCAGGGCGCGCAGGATGAGCTCCGACACATCCTGGGGGATGTTGGGATTGAGCCGCGACGGCACGGGGGGCGGCTCACTCAGCATGGCGCTGAGCGTGGCCGCGTCATGGTCGCGCTTGAAGGGCAGCTGGCCGGTGAGCAGTTCGAAGAGCACCACCCCCAGGGCGAACACGTCGTTGCGCGCGTCCAGGGGGCGGCCCGCGGCGGCCTCGGGCGAGATATAGGAAATCTTCCCCTTCAGCTCCCCCACCCCGGTGTTCTCCTCGCCCTGCACTTTGGCGATGCCGAAGTCGCTCAGCTTGATGGCGCCGTCGAGCGAGATGAGAATGTTGTGGGGACTCACGTCACGGTGCACCACCGGGTGGGGCACGCCGGCCGGGTCCACGTAGCCGTGCGCGTAGTGCAGGCCCGCAGCCGTCTCGGCGACGATGCGCAGCGCGTGCTCCATGGGCAGCGCGAGGCCCTTGCGCCGCAGCTCGTTCATCAGCTTCTTGAGGTCCGGGCCGCGGACGTACTCCATGAGGATGTAGGCCACGCCGTCGGACATGCCCACGTCGAACGTCTGCACGACGTTGGGGTGCGTGAGGCGCGCGTTGGCCCGCGCCTCGGCGAAGAGCATGTCGACGAACTCGGCGTTCTCCGCGAACTGAGGGAGGACCTTCTTCATCACCACGAACTTCTCGAACCCCCTCACGCCCACCTGCCTGGCGAGGAACACCTCCGCCATGCCGCCCTGGCCCAGCCGGCGGATGATTCGCAGACGGGTGGCGCCAATGGAATTATTGATGTCCGGGCTGTTGCCCTGGGTGTTCGCGTCCAGCCGGGAGGAGCCGAAGAGGTACTGGCTGAGGGCGCGCGGCTCGAGCGCCTCGAGGTCCTCCAGCGGCTGCTCCACCAGCGACGAGCGGTTGAGCAGCGGCACCAACCGGGGAATGGAGGGCAGGCGCGCGGCCCCTCCGCAGATGGGGCACTCGCGCTCGAGGCTGGCATTGGCGCGCAACCGGGTCAAGTACTCGGAGGCCAGCGCGCGCTGGTGGTGCTGATGGCCGCAGTTGCGGCACTCGCACGGCAGCCACAGCGTGCCGATCGGCACGGTGAGTGGCTTGGAGAAGCGTGTCAGCGCGCCGAGCACCGGTGGAGGCACCCGGCACAGCACCACCTCCCTGGCTCCCTGCGCCGCCAGGGCGAGCACCTGCTCCAGCCTGGGAATCGCCTCGGGCTCCACCTGGGTGACGTGAGCGAAGTCGAACGCGACACGCCCCTCCAGGCCCGAAGCCAGCCGGCGCACGTTCAGGCTCTCCTTCAGCTCGCTGGCCACGGTGATGTACGTGATGTCGTCCTGGACGATCTTCAGGTGCGTGACGAGCGGGCCAGGCGCACTGGGCGCCGTGGCGCGCAGGTAGCGCATCACCACCGGGTCCACCGTGCCGAACTGTTGGCGCTTGACGTAGTCGAAGAATTCGCCCGGCGGTTCCGCGAACTCCAGCTTTCCAGCGCATACCGGGCAGGAGTGCTCGGGGGCCTGGCCCCCGGTGAGTAAGAGCGCCTCCGACTGCAGATCCACCACGCGCAGCCGGTCTTCCCCGCAGGCGCGGCACATGTAGGGCGCGAGCACCGACAGCACCCGAGCCACACCGGCGAAGCCCTCCACCATATTGAGCTGGTCCACCACCACCGGTGGCGCGTTGACCACGTAGAGCGAGAGGCCCTCGGGGGGCAGCTTGCTGGCGAACTCCATCCACCGCCGCACGCCGAAGGAGCTGATGCGCTCCACCCGGCCGAGGTCGACGATGATGAGCCCACCGAGGTCTGGCGAGGAAGACGTCAGCGGGAACGTCTCATCGATGATGCCACCGATGCGGATGTGGTTGATGGTTCCCACGCGCACGCGGCTGATCGTGGCGTTGGACCCCTGTCTGGCCGAGCGGTTGTCCAGGGACTTCATCGCCCTGGAGGCTTTTGAGCCTGTGCCAAGAACGGGAGGAGGAGAGAACATGACAGGGCCCAACAAGGAATGGATGAAGCTCGAGGACTCGAGGACAAACGTGAGGCGGCCGGGGACTGCCCGGGCTTTCGGGGGTAAAGAGGGAATGTCCCGGCCGACGTCCCAAAAAAAATCAGTGCCGGGCACGCCCCTCGTCTCCAATCACCAAGGGGCGGCATGCACGCCAGCACTTCGCTCAGTACTCGCCGTATTCGATGGTCCGGGTGACCGCCTGGCTGTACTCGCTCACCAGGTTCTGAGCCTGGGTGCTCATGTCGGAGAAGTCCCGGAATCCCTCCTCGGTCTGGTTCCGCAGTTCCTTGATGATCCCATTCTTGAGCTTGTCCGTGTCCCCACCCAGTAAATTGGAAATCGTATTCACCAGCGAGTTCTTCGCGGCGGTGAGGGCGGTCTTCGTGAACCCCGGCGAGAGTTCGGTCACCACGCTGAACAGGGTGTCCGCGTGGCTCTTGATGGTATCTATGTCCTTGCCCGCGTCCTTGACCGCCTTGACGAATCCCTGGTGCAGAGCCCCCACGAGGTCCCCCAACGCTCGCGCGGACTGCTTGTTGGGCGAGGCCGGCTCGTTGGCCCCCCCGAGGGTGCTGGGATTGAACATCTCCTGGCGGAGCTTGGGAATGAGCTGCTTCGTGACGAAGGACCCGAGCTCCTTGTTCTTCGAGTCACTGTCGAAGAGCCCCGCGCGGAGGAAGTTGCCCAGGGCATTGCCCGACGGGTCCGAGGGATCGTTCCCCACCTTGTTGTTGTTCAGGCGCTGGATGATGCCCTTGGCGTCGCTCTTGAAGAGCCGGGTGAGATCCTCCACCAGGGCCTTGCGATCGGGCCTGGCCCCGTCCTCTCCCAGCAGCGAGGCGGCATCGCGGAAGACCCTCGTCTTGAGGTCGTCATACCGAGGGCCCTGCTTGTCCGCGAGCTGGCGGAGGATTTTCTGGGCACCATCCTGCCGCGAGCCCGCCAGATGCGACTTCCCGACGTCGAAGGGAGGCCGGCTCAGCGCCGTCTTGAGGATGTTGGACAGCCTGTCCTCCCCCTTGCCCTCCGGCAGGCCCTTCCCCAGCTTTTCCGCGTAGTCCACGACCAGCTTGGGGTCGGACGCGAGCACATCCGTGAACTTCTGCGCCTCAATGGCGGACTTGCTCTTTTCGACGGTCGCCACCGCCGTGTCCAGATAGGTGCGGCGGATGGACTCACTTGCCTCCGGCTGCTTGAGCACCGGTGTCAGGAAGTGGCTGGCGTTGGCCGCCGCCGCGTCCTTGGCGATCTTGTCGGCGACAGCGGGCGGAAGCTGGTGGGTGCTCGTGGCCAGGGCCTTCAGCGCGGCGACCTGTTCGCCGGAATTGCTGAAGGTGTGGTGGGCGGCCACCTGATTGGCACCGTGCTTGAAAAGTGCCTCGGACTCCTTGTCACCCAATCCTTTGTAGAGGTCCTTCAGGAACGCGGGGTCGTTCTGGTGCGCGCGAACCGTTTCGACGAAGTCGGTCGCCCGGAGGTCACGCCCGAATGGGCCCGGGTACCGGTTCGGATCCTTCAACAAAGCCGCGGCCTCGGTGCCCGTCGGCGCATCCTTGGCCTTTTCCTTGGTATTCGATTTCGATGTTGGTTTTTCTGTCGGGGTCGGTGGAGCCGGCGGGGGCTGCGTGGCCTGGGGACCGGGCTGCGGCGAAGGCTTGGCGGTCGGGGTATCCGGCTTGGACGCCGGAGGAGGAGTGGGAGACGGGTTGGGCTGCGGATTCGGAACTCCCAGCTTGGAATAGTCCGGAGCCGAAGAATCCACACCGTCGCGCTGATGTGGGGGCTTCTCACCCGTCTTGGCTTCCCGGGTCTTGTTGGATGGCTTCGGCTCTGGAGGTTGAGTCGCCTGAACCTTGGGGGGAGTTGTGGACTGCTTCGGGGAAGGAGATACCTTTGCCATGGTGCACTCCGATACGTGTACGGGGGATGCGCGCGGGAAGAGCCCTACGAGATCATCGTCCCGTAACCCATGATGGCCTTGTCATTCCAAGGCATCGTGCGCCGGGCGACGCTGTCGCTGGAGTTACCAGAAATATACGTGATGTACTTCTGGCCGTTCTTCTCGAAGACCTTCTCCACGATGCCGACGTGGTCCGCGGGCTTCTTGGAGTTTCCATTCCACTGGAAGGTGACCGCATCGCCCTTCTTGGGATCGTGGCGTCCCTTCCACTGGCCCTTCGCCTCGAGCTGATCGGCAATACCCTGCGCGAGGGAAGACTTCGGCTTCGACAGACCCGCCTCCTTCGCCGCCCAGCTCACGAAGTCCGCGCACCACGCCTGACCATTCTTGCCAGTCATCTCCTTCGTGAACTTGTTGCTGTTGTTGCGCCCCTCCTTGTAGCCAATCTGCCCCTTGGCGGCGTCGAGGAGCTTGTCGAGCTTCTTGTCCTTGCCGCTGGAGGTCTTCTTGGTCTCCTTGGGGCCGTCGACGAAGGTGTCCCGGGTCGAGTAGCCCTTGGGCTTCTCCTTGGACTTCTGATCCGACTTCGCTGGACCCATCTTCGAGCTGGCGGTGGACGACTGGAGCGGCTTGAGGGAGACGGTGTTCTTCTTGGCGGAAACGGAGACTTCCATGGTGATTCCTCTTTCTTGGATGAAGAACGACGGGGGTGTTGAGAATCGCAGGCGAGTGATGGACCCACCTGGGTGACTGAAACTGGAGGTGTGAGGCGGGACGGGGGCTACGCCGAGGGGCCCGCGCCGTCGTACCAACCCAGGATCTTCTTCACGTAGGCCTGGGTCTCCGAGAACGGAGGCACTCCCTTGTACTTGTCTACGTTGCCCGGGCCCGCGTTGTACGCGGCCAGCGCCAGGCGCTCATCGCCCTTGTAGCGCTTGAGCATCTGAGACAGGTACTTGGTACCGCCCTCGATACTCTGGCGGGGATCCGAGCGGACCTTGACGCCCAGTCCCTTCGCCGTCTCTGGCATGAGCTGCATCAATCCCTTGGCGCCCGCCGGTGAGGTGGCGTTCGGGTTGAAGCCCGACTCCGCCTGGATGACGGCCTTGATGAGACGTGCGGGCACGTTGTACTTCTTCGACATCACCTTGATGATGTTGTCGTACTTGTTGGACGAGAAGCCGCTCAGGTCGTTGTTGCCCTTCACCGAACCGGCTTTGTCCGTCCCCTTCGCGTCCTGCGACGACTTCGTGCCACCCGTGTCCTTCGCATCGGCCGTCCGCGCCGGATTGTTGGCCTTCGGCTCGCCGCCGGAGAACGTCACCAGCTCGCCCGTCGTCTTGTAACCCTTGGGCCCGCCCTTCAGCTGCTTGCCATCCGCGCTCAGGGTAATCTGCTTCCCGGTGGCCGGGTCATTGGCGTAGTAGACGGGCTTGCCGTTCTGCTTGCCACGGCCGGTGATGGTGATCCAGTGGTCCGTGCCGGTCTTGCTGTCTCCGCCCGCCTTGTAGTCCACGCCGACCACCACCGGGCGGCCCGCGTCGATCTGCTTGTTGATTTTATCGAGGCTCCAGGCCTGCTTGCTGGCGCCCAGGCCCGCGGCCTTCGCGGCCTTGTCCCAGATGATGGCGTTGCCCGAGTAACCACCGTTCTTGTCGAGGTGGCGGTCGAGCTCGCCAGGGTTGATGACCTTGCCGGAAATCTTGCTGACGGCCATGGCGGCGGCCGTCATGGCACAGCCCTGGGCAGCCACGGTGGAGCCGGAGCCCAGCGTGCGCGAGCCCCAATCCGAATCACCCTGGCGATACATCGGCGTGCCGTCCTTGGAGGTCGGGAACTTGCGGCCGTCGTCGTCGCGCACCTTGCCCGGCCCGCCGCCCTTCGCCGCGGCCTCGGTGAAGGTGTCGCCGCCCGCGGCACCGGAGGACGATCCGGCCTTGGAACGCATGTCATCAAACCCATCCGACATGCCTGGGATGTGCAGCATCTCGTCCGTCTGGATGTGATCCGCGTTCTTGATTTGCGGATTCACCTCCATCAGAGCACCGATGCTGATCCTGTTGTTCGCCGCAATGCGAGAGAGCGTGTCACCTGCCTTGATGCGATGGTCCATGGGAATTTCCTAGGAAGAGAGTGGAAACACAAATGACTGACAGCTGATTCATGTATCGGCTTCACGAATAAAGTGTTGCATCCCCAGACTCTTTTCTTCGCGGCTCCCATTCACAATCCCAGACAAGAATGGGTCGTCCGCCCGTCGCCCGAGCCCCCTTCCAACAGGTGCTCGGCGGGATGAGCCCCAGGACGCGCCCCCTACGCCCAGGCCGCCGGAGAACGGCCCACATTCCCGGCGAGCCAGAACCCCTCCCGTGACATGCTGGGCACGGCGGATGGCCCAGGGTGCCGCCCGTCCGAGAGCAGGACCAGATCCGCCAGTCACGGAGGAACGGCGGGGCAAGGGATACCAGTGGACTTCAAAAATTCAGGCGGGCTCATCTCCACTCCGTGCGTGAAGCGGCCAGGGGCTTTCCTGGCGATTTCGGGGGTAAAAGAGGGAGTGGCCTTTCCGGCGTCCCAAAAAATCCTTCGGTCGCTCGCGTGGCGCCTGTGCCCCGCCTCCGACGCATTGGAAGACAAGGATTCTTCTCGAAATCTCATCCAATGAAAGAGTGCCCCCAAGAAACGACGCTGAGCGACTTCCTCGCGGGGTTGCTCTCCGAGGAGCGCCGAAGTCTGGTCCTGGAGCACGTGGAGCACTGTGCTGACTGCCAGTGGGTGCTGGCCGCGGGTGATGGCGCCCGGGCCTTCGCCAGCCCCTCGGCGGCGCTCGCCGGGG includes these proteins:
- a CDS encoding helicase-related protein, which translates into the protein MNFSPSSRSSVVVAELGPTNTGKTHRAIERMLEHETGMMGLPLRLLAREVYDRVTARVGEGRVALMTGEEKRLPPRPDYWICTVEAMPTDRPVDFLAVDEIQLAAHRERGHVFTDRLLHARGRRETWFLGADTMRPMVQALIPHVSLKRATRLSQLRHSGSRSLKSLPPRSAVVAFSADRVYELAEALRRLRGGVAVVLGALSPRTRNAQVAMYQAGEVQYLVATDAIGMGLNLDLNHVAFAALSKFDGAEQRELFPDELAQIAGRAGRHLNDGSFGTLNTLPELHPRVVSAIESHRFPSVRSLIWRNATLDFSSPESLLDSLSRAPNHSAFVRVERADDFDALKELSHVPAIREVATDRATVELLWQVCQIPDFRKGLFGQHVALLRETFLQLSAGDGKLEHDWLARQVSPLDDVSGDIHTLMDRLAAIRIWTYISHRSSWIHDAEQWQERTRHIEDALGDALHERLVERFVQRAARRSARRFVRATPQAAAGSDSPFARLGLLLGEVPGATGAAVTEEQFVQQVVDATHEAFQVDALGNISFEGQPLARLVRGKDRRSPQIALTEPEVWTGGARRRLERRLVALARDLVTEAMGGFPAEALTGGDRSAAMRGLAYRLAEGLGVITQGEAREQWRILDDEARERLRALGVREGQRFLYVAEALAPPALERRCMLTALFLQVPSPKGVPREPAVDVAGFGGRDARAFGYEVFGTVALRLDVVERLGEALRHPQGARQAHTIMQELRLENGVRARVLRELGGRAAGVPLKRRRRRRPARSA
- a CDS encoding tRNA-uridine aminocarboxypropyltransferase — protein: MSSRVFPRPRCLRCNLPLHLCLCAEIPRVETRTRFLILQHVVEIPKKSNTGRVAALALANAELLTYGVQAGSFDTALLSEPGTWLLYPDGPTAPQDAPMPSRLVVLDASWSQARRMTQRLPALRALPRLVLPPPAPGMLRLRDPTHPSGMSTLDAIARAVAVLEGPEAAAPLERLAALRVQRIAECGTLN
- a CDS encoding multicopper oxidase family protein, which gives rise to MLTPSGCARAFAAAAFLLLFPPSCQSGGKKPSQAERALREFAGAYPLEARPHGTVRTFDLVAEPTEVPLIDGQSLRVWAYNGQVPGPRLRIRLGETLRVRFTNRLPQETTIHWHGVRLPNAMDGVPHATQPPVQPGETFVYEFTPKDAGTFWFHPHVRSSEQVERGLYGVLIVEDAEPPPYSRDVVWVIDDWLLDETRQIFPRFNTRHDLAHDGRWGNVITVNGRTDEVLRVRPGERVRLRLLNASNGRVVAPDFSGLHARLIAVDGMYLRAPIDPSGFELAPGNRVDIDLTFNQLSGAPLRIFDRFYARQPNHLADIVLEGDVVDTPAFGSPARSHVPDWKVGLEVPEHHTFRLNARSGGPLGIEWTIDGKAFAGHAHAHEPGLTLKQGRFYRLRYVNESARLHPIHLHGMFFRLLARDGVPVEEPFFRDTVLVHGREEVDIALVPTDVGSWMMHCHILEHAEAGMMTMIDVEKE
- a CDS encoding CHAP domain-containing protein, which codes for MEVSVSAKKNTVSLKPLQSSTASSKMGPAKSDQKSKEKPKGYSTRDTFVDGPKETKKTSSGKDKKLDKLLDAAKGQIGYKEGRNNSNKFTKEMTGKNGQAWCADFVSWAAKEAGLSKPKSSLAQGIADQLEAKGQWKGRHDPKKGDAVTFQWNGNSKKPADHVGIVEKVFEKNGQKYITYISGNSSDSVARRTMPWNDKAIMGYGTMIS
- a CDS encoding transglycosylase SLT domain-containing protein, whose translation is MDHRIKAGDTLSRIAANNRISIGALMEVNPQIKNADHIQTDEMLHIPGMSDGFDDMRSKAGSSSGAAGGDTFTEAAAKGGGPGKVRDDDGRKFPTSKDGTPMYRQGDSDWGSRTLGSGSTVAAQGCAMTAAAMAVSKISGKVINPGELDRHLDKNGGYSGNAIIWDKAAKAAGLGASKQAWSLDKINKQIDAGRPVVVGVDYKAGGDSKTGTDHWITITGRGKQNGKPVYYANDPATGKQITLSADGKQLKGGPKGYKTTGELVTFSGGEPKANNPARTADAKDTGGTKSSQDAKGTDKAGSVKGNNDLSGFSSNKYDNIIKVMSKKYNVPARLIKAVIQAESGFNPNATSPAGAKGLMQLMPETAKGLGVKVRSDPRQSIEGGTKYLSQMLKRYKGDERLALAAYNAGPGNVDKYKGVPPFSETQAYVKKILGWYDGAGPSA